From Ignavibacterium sp.:
TAAAGCTCTTTTAATGTATGCAGCAATAATTGCTTTTGCAGTGATAATAACTTATCAGGTTCTTATAAGAATATTTTAATCCATTCAACTAATAGTAGTATTAAATAATTTTCTTAAAATATTCCACTATCATAACTTTTGTTTTATAATCATCTTTTAATAATTTTACGCAACAAATTTGTAAACTATTTGTATCTATCAAACCAGGGCTGCAATAAAAATCCTTGGTAACTAATCCGCGCAAAAAAGTATTGTAATTGTAGAAGGAAAAGCCTTCTTTTAATTCACATAAATTTAAATTTATTGGACAATTAATGAAGAAATCTTTACTTGATTATATCCTGCGAAACAGACTTCCATTAACTGTTTTTGTTATTATTTCTTCATTCACATTAACCTACTTTGTCTCAAGACCAGAGAGAGACGGAGTTGGCTATACACCGGTTCAACCAATCAATTACTCTCATAAGCTTCACGCTGGTGATATGAAAATTGATTGTAAGTATTGCCATACGAATGTGGATAAATCCCGTTTTGCAGGTGTACCGGCAGTTGCAACCTGTATGAATTGTCATACAGTTGCAAGAAAAGATCGTCCCGAAATAATTAAACTTACTCAATATTACAGAGATGGAATTCCACTTCCCTGGAAAAGAATTCATAAAGTCCCGGATTATGCATACTTCAATCACTCAGTTCATGTTAATAAAGGAATTGATTGTACTGCTTGTCACGGTGAAATAACTCAAATGGAAAAAGTAGGACAGATGAATTCATTCACGATGGGAAGCTGTCTTAATTGTCATAGAAATGCCCACGATAAATTTCCGGAAC
This genomic window contains:
- a CDS encoding cytochrome c3 family protein, which encodes MKKSLLDYILRNRLPLTVFVIISSFTLTYFVSRPERDGVGYTPVQPINYSHKLHAGDMKIDCKYCHTNVDKSRFAGVPAVATCMNCHTVARKDRPEIIKLTQYYRDGIPLPWKRIHKVPDYAYFNHSVHVNKGIDCTACHGEITQMEKVGQMNSFTMGSCLNCHRNAHDKFPELKDQIKKGPEYCSACHR